From Rutidosis leptorrhynchoides isolate AG116_Rl617_1_P2 chromosome 3, CSIRO_AGI_Rlap_v1, whole genome shotgun sequence, a single genomic window includes:
- the LOC139902346 gene encoding uncharacterized protein has product MRMKKVLTAEEIAGISFRKQDVNVQLEQEKASENAEQSPAASGNKRKAAETSAAQQKKKKMTPKQREDMRNDNFVPIEPRSAELLPPITEHVEETQPSTPRVNPDLQATATSKDKTIHVDSDSTPTPPQGPPLFQHIPASFAQRGRARATAGGCRTGQEG; this is encoded by the exons atgaggatgaagaaggtgctgactgcggaagagattgcgggaatctccttccgcaagcaagaTGTGAACGTACAGCTAGAGCAGGAGAAAGCTAGCGAAAACGCGGAGCAATCGCCTGCGGCATCTGGCAACAAACGCAAAGCAGCTGAGACCTCTGCGGctcagcagaagaagaagaagatgactcccaaacaaagggaggacatgcggaacgatAACTTTGTTCCAATCGAGCCACGCTCCGCAGAACTACTTCCCCCCATTACTG agcatgtggaggagacgcagccgtCCACCCCGCGGGTCAACCCAGATCTCCAAGCTACCGCCACATCAAAGGATAAGACAATACACGTGGATTCCGATTCCACACCAACTCCTCCGCAAG gcCCGCCGCTCTTCCAGCATATACCAGCTAGCTTTGCGCAAAGAGGTAGAGCTAGGGCTACTGCAGGCGGGTGTAGAACAGGTCAAGAAGGATAA